From a region of the Arachis ipaensis cultivar K30076 chromosome B09, Araip1.1, whole genome shotgun sequence genome:
- the LOC107618116 gene encoding uncharacterized protein LOC107618116, protein MKSSTSQYPVNSVSKLFNAQLHFVRFLTYILILGFGVTIGVIFSFYLKDCTFSLQFTQLSVSALPRKASMQPPPPPPPITETQTSNHSHVGLKEFLKPPPIMHDMDDKELMWRASMSAKIPEYPFDRVPKVAFMFLTRGPLFFAPLWEQFFKGHEGYYSIYVHSNPSFNASQPEKNSVFHGRRIPGKEVQWGNVNMVEAERRLLANALLDVSNQRFVLLSESCIPIFNFTTVYSYLMNSTQNYVMAYDENSPVGRGRYSIRMLPDVSLRQWRKGSQWFEMDRELALEVVSDRKYFPIFQQYCRGSCYADEHYLPTYVSINFWEGNSNRSLTFVDWSRGGPHPATFMRSEVTVEFLEKLRSKRCQYNGNSTNVCFLFARKFLPNTLSRLLNLAPEVMHF, encoded by the exons ATGAAAAGCTCAACTAGTCAATACCCTGTAAATTCTGTTTCCAAGCTTTTCAATGCTCAACTCCATTTTGTTCGGTTTCTTACCTATATCTTGATTCTGGGGTTTGGTGTCACCATTGGAGTCATCTTTAGTTTCTACCTTAAAGACTGCACCTTTAGTCTCCAATTCACTCAGTTATCAGTCTCAGCCTTACCCCGAAAAGCGTCTATGCAGCCGCCGCCGCCACCACCACCGATCACGGAAACACAGACGTCCAATCACAGCCATGTAGGATTAAAGGAGTTCCTTAAGCCTCCTCCAATCATGCATGACATGGATGATAAGGAGCTTATGTGGAGGGCTTCAATGAGTGCAAAGATCCCTGAGTACCCCTTTGATAGAGTTCCAAAGGTGGCATTCATGTTCTTGACAAGGGGTCCTTTGTTCTTTGCACCTTTGTGGGAACAATTCTTCAAAGGGCATGAAGGGTATTACTCAATATACGTGCACTCCAATCCATCTTTCAATGCTTCACAACCTGAGAAGAATTCAGTGTTTCATGGCCGCAGAATTCCCGGCAAG GAAGTGCAATGGGGGAATGTGAACATGGTTGAAGCAGAGCGTCGCCTTCTGGCAAACGCACTCCTTGATGTCTCAAACCAAAGATTCGTTCTCTTATCGGAATCATGCATACCAATCTTCAACTTCACAACCGTCTACTCATACTTAATGAACTCAACACAAAACTATGTCATGGCCTATGATGAGAACAGTCCGGTGGGTCGCGGGCGATATAGCATCCGGATGCTGCCGGACGTGAGCCTTAGGCAATGGAGAAAAGGGTCCCAATGGTTTGAGATGGACAGAGAGCTTGCACTTGAAGTGGTATCAGACAGAAAGTACTTCCCAATTTTTCAGCAATATTGCAGAGGTTCATGTTATGCAGACGAACATTACTTGCCAACATATGTGAGCATCAATTTTTGGGAAGGGAACTCTAATAGGAGTTTGACCTTTGTTGACTGGTCAAGGGGTGGTCCACACCCAGCAACGTTCATGAGATCTGAGGTCACTGTGGAGTTCTTGGAGAAGCTAAGGAGCAAGAGATGCCAGTATAATGGGAACAGCACAAATGTTTGTTTTCTGTTTGCTAGGAAGTTCTTGCCTAATACTTTGTCAAGGCTTCTCAACCTTGCACCTGAGGTCATGCACTTCTAA
- the LOC107618115 gene encoding probable leucine-rich repeat receptor-like protein kinase At1g68400 translates to MAATSHLVAHAALFLSLVFHMHLLVSGSTSQDKEALLAFKAGSDASEKLTSWNNSTNLCSWDGVSCINNRVTRLVLENLDLQGSIQPLTSLTQLRVLSLKRNRFSGTLPSLSNFTALKLLFLSYNHFSGDFPATVTSLFRLYRLDLSHNNLSGEIPATVNHLAHLLTLRLEENRFSGYIPGVNLPNLQDFNVSGNLLSGEIPKSLSAFPVSSFGQNPSLCGAPIQNCTGVVPDPTKPGSEGAIASPVVPRGGATTTVSSSPSSMPANDGGAAPKTSKTHRNGGSKISPVALIAIIVGDVLVLGIVSLLLYCYFWRNYSAKLKEGKGSKLFESEKIVYSSSPYPAQGGGGGFERGKMVFFEGEKRFELEDLLRASAEMLGKGGFGTAYKAVLDDGNVVAVKRLKDAQIGGKREFEQHMELLGRLRHQNIVSLRAYYFARDEKLLVYDYMPNGSLFWLLHGNRGPGRTPLDWTTRLKIAAGAARGVAFIHNSCKSLRLNHGNIKSTNILLDKQGNARVSDFGLSVFAGPGPSTSGVRSNGYRAPEVSSDGRKQSQKSDVYSFGVFLLELLTGKCPSAVEGAGAPAVDLPRWVQSVVREEWTAEVFDLELMRYKDIEEEMVGLLQVAMACTAPAPDQRPSMSHVVKMIEELRGVQVSPCHDTLDSVSESPSVSEDACGASQ, encoded by the exons ATGGCGGCAACAAGTCACCTCGTTGCTCACGCTGCCTTGTTCCTCTCTCTGGTTTTTCACATGCATCTTCTGGTTAGCGGCTCTACCAGCCAAGATAAAGAGGCTCTTTTGGCCTTCAAAGCTGGTTCAGACGCGTCGGAGAAGTTAACGAGTTGGAACAACAGCACCAACCTGTGCAGCTGGGACGGTGTCTCCTGCATCAACAACCGAGTCACGCGACTCGTTCTGGAGAACCTCGACCTCCAAGGTTCCATTCAACCATTAACTTCACTCACTCAACTGCGAGTTCTCAGCCTCAAGCGAAACCGTTTCTCTGGAACCCTTCCTTCTCTCTCTAACTTCACCGCCCTCAAGCTTCTCTTCCTCTCTTACAACCACTTCTCCGGTGACTTTCCAGCCACAGTGACCTCTCTCTTCCGCCTCTATCGTCTCGATCTGTCCCACAATAACCTCTCCGGCGAGATTCCGGCGACAGTCAACCACTTAGCCCACCTTCTCACTCTCCGTCTCGAGGAGAACCGTTTCTCTGGCTACATTCCTGGCGTCAACCTCCCAAACCTGCAAGACTTCAACGTCTCCGGGAACCTCCTCTCCGGCGAGATACCGAAGTCGCTCTCGGCTTTCCCCGTATCCTCGTTCGGGCAAAACCCTTCTCTATGCGGAGCCCCGATTCAGAACTGCACCGGAGTGGTGCCTGACCCTACAAAACCCGGATCCGAGGGCGCCATTGCGTCCCCAGTGGTGCCACGTGGCGGCGCCACAACAACAGTGTCATCTTCCCCGAGTTCAATGCCAGCAAACGACGGTGGAGCAGCTCCAAAAACATCGAAAACACATAGAAACGGAGGTTCGAAGATAAGCCCGGTGGCTCTAATAGCCATAATTGTGGGCGATGTATTGGTACTGGGCATTGTGTCATTGCTTCTATATTGCTACTTCTGGAGGAACTACTCGGCGAAGTTGAAGGAAGGGAAAGGGTCAAAGCTTTTCGAGAGCGAGAAGATTGTGTATTCTTCGAGTCCGTACCCTGcacaaggaggaggaggagggttTGAGAGGGGGAAAATGGTGTTCTTCGAAGGCGAGAAGAGGTTCGAATTGGAGGACTTGCTTCGAGCGTCTGCTGAGATGCTGGGAAAAGGTGGGTTCGGAACGGCGTACAAAGCGGTTCTTGATGATGGGAACGTTGTTGCGGTGAAGAGGCTGAAAGATGCGCAGATTGGAGGGAAGAGAGAGTTCGAGCAGCACATGGAGCTTCTTGGAAGGTTGAGGCATCAGAATATCGTGAGCTTGAGGGCTTACTATTTTGCCAGAGATGAGAAGTTGTTGGTCTACGATTACATGCCCAATGGAAGCTTGTTCTGGCTCCTTCATG GGAACCGAGGACCGGGGAGAACCCCACTGGACTGGACCACTCGGCTCAAGATAGCAGCTGGAGCGGCGCGTGGCGTGGCCTTCATTCACAACTCGTGTAAGTCCCTCAGGCTCAACCACGGAAACATCAAATCCACCAACATTCTCTTAGACAAGCAGGGAAACGCCCGGGTATCAGATTTTGGGCTCTCCGTGTTCGCGGGCCCAGGCCCATCAACATCTGGTGTCAGATCCAACGGCTATCGTGCTCCCGAGGTGTCATCTGACGGTCGAAAACAGTCCCAAAAGTCTGACGTGTACTCGTTCGGTGTATTCTTGCTTGAGTTGCTGACGGGGAAGTGCCCCTCGGCGGTGGAGGGTGCTGGTGCGCCCGCGGTGGACCTGCCAAGGTGGGTCCAGTCCGTTGTGAGGGAGGAATGGACCGCTGAGGTATTTGATTTGGAGCTGATGAGGTACAAGGACATTGAAGAGGAGATGGTTGGGCTGTTGCAGGTTGCTATGGCGTGCACTGCCCCTGCACCTGATCAACGGCCTAGCATGAGCCACGTGGTCAAGATGATCGAGGAGTTGCGTGGGGTCCAGGTGTCACCGTGTCATGACACGTTGGACTCTGTGTCTGAGTCACCTTCCGTCTCCGAAGATGCATGTGGAGCTAGTCAGTGA